A stretch of DNA from Fimbriimonadales bacterium:
TCGTTATTCTGGTGGGGAATGCCTTATGCGCCTTTGGGAGTTCCACTAGGTGGTGCACTAATTATAAGCACTACATTGATGAGTACATTAACGTGGGATAAACTTATCATTGGTGTATTTATTCCTTTTGTTTGCGTCATGGTTGGAAATTGGATTTTGAGTTTGGTTAGATGAAATGTTTTCAACGTTGGAAACCGGATTCATTGCGGAAGAGGAAGTTAGTTATAGTTCAGAAAGAACGGGTGCTTCCGCTTTTATCATGCGGATACGAAGAATTTTTCGACCTCCTCCTCGAAGGTTCCCCCTGCTTCGCAAGGGAACCGGTTTTTGTTTATCGCTCGGTGATAAAATTCGGTGATAAAATATCCATATTCCAGATTGGGATAGAAGGAATTTCGTACCGATGTCTACGAACGGGCAGTTTCGACGTTTCAGGAAAGTTGCATTGCGGGAATAATAATCGAGCTTTTTAATGCGGTTCGAGAATGGAGAAGATAGCATAGGACGTAACAGAGAGTCAATCCCAACGTACTAAAACATTGACAACAGGTCGACATGAGAAAAGAAAACGAAAAATTTTTGATTGACATTAAAGACGCGTTTGCTGATGTCATAGAATCCTTTTCTATGTCAGACCCAATTATAAGGTTTGAGGATGAAATGGGTGTCAGTGTAGAATTAAAGAACCAAACATCAGGAATTTTAATCGGGAAGCAGGAGTTTGAAGGGTTTGGTGTATTTATTTGTAAACTCGTAGATGGTCAAATTATCATACCATTCGGAGCGATTACAGAACAATCTGATGTATACATTGTTCCGATAGAAACTATTGCCGAACTACGCGGCGGAAGATACAAAGGACCAAAAATTGACGCATTTAGCATTCATAAAGACCAGCCTCTAATCCTCCGAGAATATGCGCGAATGGTGAAGAATTATGCTCATGATTTTTTGAGCGGCGATTTCAGTGAATGGGAATACGTTCTATCCGAGTATAAAAAAAGGATGGCAGCGTTGCATGAAGAAGCGCATACTCCTAATAAGCCTCGTCTTTCTGTGCCGTGTTTGGTGATAGGTGTAGTTATTTTTGTTCTTTTTATCATGTGCAATAGAAGTTGTCATATGTGAATGCTAGCGATAATCTTAGGTTTGATATGAAAAAGAAAATCTCGTGGACGGATGTGGTTTCTCCTGTTCTTACGGTCACGAAGGGGGGGACGACGACGAGTTACACCCCGGGTCTTTCGGAGCGGAATATGGCGACGCAAGTTTCCCGCTTTTATCATGCGGACTTGAAGCGGGATTTTCGACCTCCTCCTCGAAGGTTCCCCCTGTTGCGCAAGGGAACCGGTTTTTGTTTATCGCTCGGTGATAAAATTCGGTGATAAAATATACATGTAGATTGGAATAGAAGGAATTTCGTGCCGATGTCTACGAACGGGCAGTTTCGACGTTTCAGGAAAGTTGCATTGCGGGAATAATAATCGAGCTTTTTTATGCGGTTCGAGAATGGAGAAGATAGCATAGGACGTAACAGAGAGTCAATTCCAACGTACTAATATTGACAACAGGTCGACATGCGAAAAGAAAACGAAAAATTTTTGATTGACATTAAAGACGCGTTTGCTGACGTAATACAATCATTTTCAATGTCAGAGCCAACTATAAGAAATGAAGACGCAATGGGTGTCAGTATAGAACTAAAAAACAAAGCAGCCGCTATATTAATCGATAAGCAGGATTACGAAGGGCTCAATGTATGGATATGTAAACTCGTAGATGGTCAAATTATCATACCATTCGGAGCGATTACAGAACAATCTGATGTATACATTGTTCCGATAGAAACTATTGCCGAACTACGCGGTGGAAGATATAATGGACCAAAGGTTGACGCATTTATCAGTCAGAAAGATCAGCCTCTAATCCTCCGAGAATATGCGCGAATGGTGAAGAATTATGCTCATGATTTTTTGAGCGGCGATTTCAGTGAATGGGAATACGTTCAATCTGAGTATAAAAAGGGAATAGAAGAGTCAGAGGTGGAATGGCGCTCGAAGGGATTTCTTCGTCAATTATGGGATATCTTCGGATGGAAAGAAGCAGTAGAGGATTGGCGTTCGAAAGGATATCCTCGACCAGTGTGGAATATTATTCAATTCTTGCTAATGTTATGTATTTTTATCTTCGTTCTCGTTTTCATATTATCTGCTTTTATAATCATGATTCCGTCGAGATTATTCCGAAAGGGAATAAAATGAAAGTCTTAATTACTCGACAACGTTATTCAAAAGTCTCATTGGTGGACTCGGTCAAGGAATACTTTTATTCCATTCGCCTTCCCTTTTTGGGATGATGAGAATCGTCCAATGACTGCTCCAATTGTTTCTGATGAAATATGATGGAAGAATCACCTGTCCGAAAAGGTTTAGAGTTGTTGCTCCACGGATGTGCAGAGCTGGAGGAAGTTTACTGGAGTTTAAAAAAAATCTCTCGTTCCGAAAGGGAAATGAGCAGAATCGACAAGTGGATTATCGAAACTCTTTTGTCGGCTTGGGCAGATACAGGATATTCTAATGGTTACTTTGCAACGTATAAGGAACTCGACTGGTTGTGGGCAACATATTTACTGGCATCTACGAAACTACGAGAAGACGTTCAAAATCGGCTCGGGCACATCGTAATCGTTGCTCCTATAGATTTTGCATCCTTCGACTTGATTGGCGAACTCAGGCAGATAGTCGATTTTATTCCATTCCATGCACCTGTACATGTAAGAATAAAATATTTGTTATGTGTCCTTTGTAAAATTTCGTATCATCATCCAGAAATGACGAGTGCAGCTACAAAGATAATAGATAAAAGTTATGATTTACTTCCTATAGAATTGCATGCAGTTTCCGTTTTAAACAAGTTGTCCTCCTTAGGAGAGTTCGAGTACGCTCAGGAAATTGGTAAGCTTCGTGAAGAGATTGTACATTTTTTAATGGGTTTGATGCGCTGAGGAGGGCAAGCCGAGCGCTTCGATGAGAGCACAGCGAAACAGATACGCTGGAAATTTATATGAAGTAAATCTCGAAAGCGGGAAAAATCGCGTATTTGTTCATCTTTGTCGTATGTGAATATATCAATTCCGGATTCGAGGAATTTCGTGCCGATGTCTAAGAATGGACGAACTCGTTGCAAAGTCTCTAAAGTTTCGATGGAGTGATTCTATAAAATATGGCAGACCCTTCAGGTTTATGGTTTATAGAATCGCTTAAAACGGCATAATCCGCTGTCTATTTTTTCAAGCGTTCCAATCTCTTCATTCGGTGGCGCCAGAGGGATTCTGAATTCTCATCACCTCTGCCGTGTTCCAGCCAACTGCGCACGACTTTGTAGTCCTCGTACCCTTTCCTTACCGCCTTTACTTCCCAATCGAAGTCGTAAGTTCCGTTGCCTTTGTGAAGTTCTTTTACCGTAAATTCTTGAGTGGACTTGTTAGTAACTGCTAAACCAAGGGAATCTTCCGAAAGAGGTGTCAGCATGACTGTTATTTCCTTTTCCGAAGCGAGTGCGGAAAAGTGCTCAGGCAATATGACTTCTGCTTTGCCATTTACAAGGGTAGCAGTTCCCCGAACATACATAGCAGCCTCGGGTCCTTCGATGCAAGCGTACCAAATGTCGGTTTCTGGATTGTTTGGATTAACCTCTCTGAAATTCTTGACATCTGCGTATATATAACCTGTTTGCTGGCTGGAATACACCTGAGCCACGGGTACTCCCCCATATGTGCTAATTCTGAGGTCGCCTTCGTAATTTGTTCCATCAAAATTACCACGAAGAGTCCAAATAGAAGCGGAGTTGCTTCCAACTTGCCTTATACTAGATTCAAAGGAATTGATTCGAATTCCGGCTGGACTAATATAGCTGAAAAACGCTTCCCCATCTACCGTGAGATGGTAAGGGTTTATAGGGTCTGCATTTATCCCAAGATTGGCTATCTTAACCGAGGAGGGAAAATTCGTAAATCCGTCCGACTTACGCACGGTTATTCTATCGCCACCGCAATAAAGCTTCCAGGTGTTGTCTGCGCCATCATAGTAATGGTAGGCATCGACAACTCCCGCGGTAGAGTATCCGTAAAATGGTCTCCCTGTATCACCAGTAAGTGCATACATACCAGCGAAGCCCGATGCATTCGAACTTCCGATTCCAAACACTTCTGCTGAAGTTACCTTTGAGGTTCTGCCAACTCCTAGGAAGCCGCTAAAGTATCCTTGTCCAAGGAAGTATCCAGCATAACCGTTCGGACTATCAACGAAGCCTTGGACACCAAAGGTGTTGCCACTATCTGCAGTAGCATGGCCCCTGATAGCGGCACCCCCACTTCCATCGGTTTTTGCGAGGAGACCCATGCCAGATGTGTCGGTCGTAGATGTTGTTAAAGCAATCGAAGCCGATGTGACTATTTCAAGGGGGTAGATAGGATTGTTTTTGCCGATCCCTATTTTCCCAGCAAGCAGAGTGCCGCTGATGTTCGCATGTCCAATTTGTTGGATTCCTGGTGTTTCGTCTTGCAGCATGACTACCCCTATTGGTTTTGGGGTTTGATCTTGGAGAACACCAGGAGCCGCTATTTCAGGGGGGGTTAGATACAAATAATATTCTTCTCCCCGAGGCAAAGATACGTTTCGAAGCTGCGTGGAATACGTGTTGTCTTCGATACGTGCCTTCGAAACAGCACGATAAATGAATTCCTTCGATTGTTTATCATAAAAATTGAAGGCGAGCGAGATTTCCCCATCAGGAATAGTCTTGTCAGTGATTTTTCCGAATAATGCGACATCATGTGAATTTGAAGGTTCGGCTCTTTCGAAAACTAAAAAATTCAACAAAAAAGATAAACAAACAGCGCAAAAGATGCTCGATATGAACTTCATAATCTTCTCCTTAATAATTCGATTCAGCCAGGTGCTGTTAGAAATACGAGGCTCTTTGATTCTCCTAAACTCTAAGTTCCTTTGGTGTCGAATTATCCTCCCCCACTGAAGCAGGGACGAACGCCCAAAAGCATATTTTTCACTTTACCACACAAATCTACTAAAAATGTCAACCGCTGTGCGTATTTCGCGTATTTTTCGATTATTTTACGCTCGTGCATACTTTTATCCCGCTCGAAGTAGGAGGCGCGCGAACTTAATTCCTCGTTTCTTCCGACAAAAACATGGCTATCTTGGCTGGCTTAGCCAAAAAGGAGAAATGTTTTCATGAAGAAGATTCTTATTTTGTTACCTCTTTTACTTAGTTTCTCTCTCCTGCCTTTGAACGCAGGGACAAGTCCTCAAGGCAGAATTATCCTGGAGACACCGCCTACCCGCGGACATGTCGAACCCGGCTTGCGGATTCTGTCCACTTCTGGGAGCCATACATATAGAGGAAGGAGCATTTCCCAGGTCAATGTGGACTCTTCAGGGCTGAACATCATTGGGGATGCCGCAAATGAGCCCTCTCTCACTTTCAATCCCCTTGCGCCGAACGAAGTCGCTGTCAATTGGAGGCAATTCGATAGCATTACCTCCGATTTCCGCGAAGCAGGGCTGGGAATTACGACCGACGGGGGCGAAACCTGGACGATGACGACACTCGATAACGGAAAATTCCGCAGTGACCCCGTAATGCGGAGAAGCGAAAAGGCTGGATTATGGTTGTACTGCAGTCTCAACGTTTCTGGAGGAAATTACAACGTTCATTTCTTCAAGGCTTCTGAAATCGGACTCAATTGGAGCAATCCGATTTATGCATATGGTTCGGACAAACAGTGGTTTACCGTAGACAATTGGCCCAATAGCATCGGCTACGGAAACATTTATATGTCGTATAGCACGCTCGAAGGAGAAAATTTTACGCGTTCGACGACCGATGCCGATAGTTGGATGAGTCCTATCGCGATTCCTAACGGTTGCGTTTGGGGGCAACTCGATGTCTCTCGCGATGGCACTTTGCATCTTGCAGGTCTCGCAAGCCCTGCATATTCGAGCAGTTCTTTTCGATACGCGCGTTCCAGCAATGCCAAATACAAAGATCAAACACCGACATTCGACCTTCTCAAGAATCTAAATATGGGGGGGACACTCGAATACGGGTCGAACGTGAATCCGATTGGTTTGATGGGGCAAGTGAATATTTCGTGCGACCGGACTCCTACACCTGGCCCAAAGCCGATTTATGTGCTCTGCTCCGTAAACCCCCCCGATAGCGACCCTTGCGATGTGCATATCATTCGCAGTTTGGATAATGGAAGTTCGTGGAGTAGTCCCGTACGAGTGAACTCCGTGCGAACCGGTTATCAGTGGCTTGCGGCGATGGATGTCGCACCGAATGGAAGGATAGACGTCGTTTGGTATGACACACAAAACGACCCGACGAACAAAAAATCGCAACTCTACTATTCTTTTTCCTTCAACGGTGGGATGAATTGGGCTCCTGCTCAAGCCATCACCGAGCCTTTCGACCATACCCTCGGATACCCGGGGGGGAACCAAAAGATGGGTGATTATATAGACATACAATCGGATTACAACGATGTGCACGTTGCCTTTACGGCGACGTTTAATCTCGAGCAGGATGTCTACTACGTCCGTATTCGGGTTCCCGGAAGAAAGTAAAGCACCCTAATTTGACTTCATAAGTATGATTTCCCTTGTTTATCAAGGGAATCGAACTTTTGTTTTCCTCTTTTTTGCTCGGGGGGGTTGATTCGAGAATAGTGAAAGCTCACTTGCTTCGCTCGTCATCATATCTCTTTTGTCTGTCCCATAGCACAGGCTCGCGAAACGAGAGGTTGGCTGTTAAGAAAGCAAAGAATAGATAAACGCGAGTTTCTCGACTCGTTTCAGTCGAGTTTTTAGTTGGTTTACTGATTCGAGGGCTTCGTTATTTCTTGCGTTTCGTTGCTTTTTTCTTGCTCGCCTTCCTTTTGCCGCCGAGTTTCAGAAACATCTCTGCGTATTCTTTTCCGTAGAGGGGTTGAATCATTTGGCTTTGTTTCCCGAAAGGCTTACGTACCGGAAAGCCGGCTTCCCGCAAAGCATTCCGAATCTCGTTCAGTTCTTTGTTATTGAAGGCGACGAAGCGTACTTCGTACCCCTTTTTGTAGGCGTATTTGGAGCGTGCGGTCTTCCGCTTGTCCGGCAATCGCAGGTAGCCGTTTCTTCGGAAATAGGATATGAGTTTTGCGAGGGCTGCCCGAGACTTCACCGAGCCCCCCTTCTTAGCGGTAGTTTTTCTCATGGGGGGGATTATACACGAAAAAGCGT
This window harbors:
- a CDS encoding sialidase family protein encodes the protein MKKILILLPLLLSFSLLPLNAGTSPQGRIILETPPTRGHVEPGLRILSTSGSHTYRGRSISQVNVDSSGLNIIGDAANEPSLTFNPLAPNEVAVNWRQFDSITSDFREAGLGITTDGGETWTMTTLDNGKFRSDPVMRRSEKAGLWLYCSLNVSGGNYNVHFFKASEIGLNWSNPIYAYGSDKQWFTVDNWPNSIGYGNIYMSYSTLEGENFTRSTTDADSWMSPIAIPNGCVWGQLDVSRDGTLHLAGLASPAYSSSSFRYARSSNAKYKDQTPTFDLLKNLNMGGTLEYGSNVNPIGLMGQVNISCDRTPTPGPKPIYVLCSVNPPDSDPCDVHIIRSLDNGSSWSSPVRVNSVRTGYQWLAAMDVAPNGRIDVVWYDTQNDPTNKKSQLYYSFSFNGGMNWAPAQAITEPFDHTLGYPGGNQKMGDYIDIQSDYNDVHVAFTATFNLEQDVYYVRIRVPGRK